Proteins encoded by one window of Streptacidiphilus sp. PB12-B1b:
- a CDS encoding serine/threonine-protein kinase yields the protein MESTAGTGRTLAGRYLLGDRLGRGGMGTVWRAQDQMLDREVAVKELSVGHLAEEDLQIVQSRMKQEARAAARIRHPGVITVHDVLEQDGKPWIVMELITGRSLAERIDQDGPLSPAEAAGVGAQVLAALHQGHRAGVIHRDVKPANVLLEHGTGRVVLTDFGIATYEGDSALTRPGDLIGSPDYLAPEQIQSARPGPASDLWGLGATLYTAVEGQSPFRRDSPLTTLAAVVSEPLREPGHAGPLAPLLKALLAKQPEDRPDTVEAIRTLEGLAAGTGTDTGADTATAAPGPQAHQAHTSGWSTATVGGTHHSDSSHGGTPVQHWPTTVGHGQRTEAGQRPTRHLPESDHPHEPMAPVTPAEAEPARRAGAATSALSGNHRGRRRRRSRTWPVAAGLAVVLAACGVAYEVGHQPSGTPAAAGTPSAHPTTPPPSAPPAPPGYTLQRDPAGFSFPLPTTGKPWVRSADGLSAIRYTPDGQDHLLTFGVTPGQGISPLQHAQQMAKEVVSTSRTYRLVSLNTDTIKGYQGARWEFTFSEDINGSLQQRHAIEQFYKDSSGTEYAIYLACPESDWSTGYAWFLQVVQGFTAP from the coding sequence ATGGAGAGTACAGCGGGAACAGGCCGCACCCTGGCGGGCAGGTACCTGCTGGGCGATCGACTGGGACGCGGCGGCATGGGCACGGTCTGGCGTGCCCAGGACCAGATGCTGGACCGCGAGGTCGCGGTCAAGGAGCTGTCCGTCGGCCACCTCGCCGAGGAGGACCTGCAGATCGTCCAGTCCCGGATGAAGCAGGAGGCCCGCGCCGCCGCACGCATCCGGCACCCCGGCGTGATCACCGTCCACGACGTGCTGGAGCAGGACGGCAAGCCGTGGATCGTGATGGAGCTGATCACCGGCCGCTCACTGGCCGAGCGCATCGACCAGGACGGCCCGCTCAGCCCGGCCGAGGCCGCCGGGGTGGGCGCGCAGGTGCTGGCCGCGCTGCACCAGGGCCACCGGGCCGGGGTGATCCACCGCGACGTGAAGCCCGCCAACGTGCTGCTGGAGCACGGCACCGGCCGGGTCGTGCTGACCGACTTCGGCATAGCCACCTACGAGGGCGACTCCGCGCTCACCCGGCCCGGCGATCTGATCGGCTCCCCCGACTACCTCGCCCCCGAGCAGATCCAGAGCGCCCGCCCCGGGCCCGCCTCCGACCTGTGGGGCCTGGGCGCGACGCTGTACACCGCCGTCGAGGGCCAGTCGCCGTTCCGCCGCGACTCGCCGCTGACCACCCTGGCCGCCGTCGTCTCCGAGCCGCTGCGGGAGCCCGGCCACGCCGGACCGCTGGCCCCGCTGCTCAAGGCCCTGCTCGCCAAGCAGCCCGAGGACCGTCCGGACACGGTCGAGGCGATACGCACCCTGGAGGGCCTGGCCGCAGGTACCGGTACCGACACCGGCGCAGACACCGCCACCGCAGCCCCCGGGCCGCAGGCGCATCAGGCCCACACCTCGGGCTGGTCCACCGCCACCGTCGGCGGCACACACCACAGCGACAGCAGCCACGGCGGCACCCCGGTGCAGCACTGGCCCACGACGGTCGGGCACGGGCAGCGGACCGAGGCCGGGCAGCGGCCCACCCGCCACCTCCCCGAGTCGGACCATCCGCACGAACCCATGGCACCGGTCACACCGGCCGAGGCCGAGCCGGCCCGCCGGGCCGGAGCCGCCACCTCGGCTCTGTCCGGCAACCACCGGGGCCGGCGCCGTCGCCGCAGCCGCACCTGGCCGGTCGCGGCCGGTCTGGCCGTGGTGCTGGCCGCCTGCGGTGTGGCGTACGAGGTCGGCCACCAGCCGTCGGGCACCCCGGCCGCCGCCGGCACCCCCAGCGCGCACCCGACCACGCCCCCGCCGAGCGCTCCGCCCGCTCCCCCGGGCTACACCCTGCAGCGCGACCCGGCCGGTTTCTCCTTTCCGCTGCCCACCACCGGCAAGCCCTGGGTGCGCTCCGCCGACGGCCTGAGCGCGATCCGCTACACCCCGGACGGCCAGGACCACCTGCTGACCTTCGGGGTGACTCCGGGGCAGGGCATCAGCCCGCTCCAGCACGCCCAGCAGATGGCCAAGGAGGTCGTCTCGACCTCCCGCACCTACCGGCTGGTCAGCCTGAACACGGACACCATCAAGGGCTACCAGGGCGCGCGCTGGGAGTTCACCTTCAGCGAGGACATCAACGGCAGCCTGCAGCAGCGCCATGCCATCGAGCAGTTCTACAAGGACAGCTCCGGCACCGAGTACGCCATCTACCTGGCCTGTCCGGAGTCCGACTGGAGCACCGGGTACGCCTGGTTCCTCCAGGTGGTCCAGGGGTTCACCGCTCCCTGA
- a CDS encoding aldo/keto reductase — MTAQTSTRPADASGVFVIGGDLRVNRLGYGAMQLTGPGVWGAPENPDEAVRVLRRAVELGVNLIDTADSYGPFVSEQLIRKALHPYREDLVIATKGGLTRSGPGDWRPVGRPEYLRQQTELSLRHLGLDRIDLYQLHRIDPKVPFADQIGELALLQKEGKIRHIGLSEVGVEEIEQARALVEIVSVQNRYNLADRAAEAVLDHCERENIAFIPWFPMATGELARPGGPLDQAAQQHGASPSQLALAWLLRRSPVVLPIPGTSSVAHVEENTRAALITLDDDEFEALAAAV, encoded by the coding sequence ATGACCGCGCAGACCTCCACCCGGCCCGCGGACGCCTCCGGCGTCTTTGTGATCGGCGGCGACCTCCGGGTCAACCGGCTCGGCTACGGCGCCATGCAGCTCACCGGCCCCGGCGTCTGGGGCGCGCCCGAGAATCCGGACGAGGCGGTCCGGGTCCTGCGCCGGGCCGTCGAACTCGGGGTGAACCTGATCGACACCGCCGACTCCTACGGCCCCTTCGTCAGCGAGCAGCTGATCCGCAAGGCCCTGCACCCCTACCGCGAGGACCTGGTCATCGCCACCAAGGGCGGCCTGACCCGCTCCGGCCCGGGCGACTGGCGCCCGGTCGGCCGGCCCGAGTACCTGCGCCAGCAGACCGAGCTCAGCCTGCGCCACCTCGGCCTGGACCGGATCGACCTCTACCAGCTGCACCGCATCGACCCGAAGGTGCCGTTCGCCGACCAGATCGGCGAACTCGCGCTGCTGCAGAAGGAGGGGAAGATCCGCCACATCGGCCTGTCCGAGGTGGGCGTCGAGGAGATCGAGCAGGCCCGCGCGCTGGTGGAGATCGTCTCCGTGCAGAACCGCTACAACCTGGCCGACCGCGCGGCCGAGGCGGTGCTCGACCACTGCGAGCGCGAGAACATCGCGTTCATCCCGTGGTTCCCCATGGCCACCGGCGAACTCGCACGCCCCGGCGGGCCGTTGGACCAGGCGGCGCAGCAGCACGGAGCCAGCCCCTCGCAGTTGGCGCTGGCCTGGCTGCTGCGCCGCTCGCCGGTGGTGCTGCCGATCCCGGGCACCTCCAGCGTCGCGCATGTGGAGGAGAACACCCGGGCGGCGCTGATCACCCTCGACGACGACGAGTTCGAGGCGTTGGCTGCGGCGGTCTGA
- a CDS encoding MFS transporter translates to MLRVHDDFRRAQLAITALFCSLGFQYATWASRIPAITARLGLSTAEVGLLLMATGVGAVASFPLVALGTRRLGPRRLALLSALGLALVLPALAAAPDYPVALLIMACDGVLVGCLNVAMNAQGAALEVVFRRNAMTKLHATFSAGSLAAALLASGMNLVSPSVTVHFAVAAAVLLLLAGYAAPGLLTDSQVVSKKEEPAKAKRRFRLTVPSRMTLWMGCAMVFGTVTEGAMNDWSSLYLKEVAKAPAELVPMGIAVVSVMMVLARLLADGRRSRWGDARIVRLGSALAAVGLALALLIGGVAPALIGFACVGLGIAAVTPCIYVAAAGQGTDALNLVAAMGVTGLLAGPPTIGFIAGATSLVWGLGAVAASAALVSLCTMQIRWSAVAAEAAPTADPVESLSLG, encoded by the coding sequence ATGCTCCGCGTGCACGACGACTTCCGCAGGGCGCAGTTGGCGATTACCGCGCTGTTCTGCTCGCTCGGATTCCAGTACGCCACCTGGGCCTCCCGGATACCCGCGATCACCGCCCGGCTCGGCCTGAGCACCGCCGAGGTGGGGCTGCTGCTGATGGCCACCGGCGTCGGCGCGGTGGCGTCCTTCCCGCTGGTCGCGCTGGGCACCCGGCGGCTCGGCCCGCGCCGCCTCGCCCTGCTCTCGGCCCTCGGCCTGGCCCTGGTGCTCCCGGCCCTGGCCGCCGCACCGGACTACCCGGTGGCCCTGCTGATCATGGCCTGTGACGGCGTCCTGGTCGGCTGCCTCAACGTCGCCATGAACGCCCAGGGGGCGGCACTCGAAGTCGTCTTCCGGCGCAACGCCATGACGAAGCTTCATGCCACCTTCAGCGCAGGGTCGTTGGCTGCGGCCCTGCTCGCCTCCGGGATGAACCTGGTGAGCCCGTCCGTCACGGTGCACTTCGCGGTGGCGGCGGCCGTCCTGCTGCTGCTGGCCGGATATGCCGCGCCCGGGTTGCTGACGGACAGTCAAGTCGTGTCCAAAAAAGAGGAACCGGCGAAGGCGAAGCGGCGCTTCCGGCTCACCGTGCCGTCCCGGATGACGCTGTGGATGGGCTGCGCCATGGTGTTCGGCACGGTGACCGAGGGTGCCATGAACGACTGGTCCTCGCTCTACCTCAAGGAGGTCGCCAAGGCCCCGGCGGAGCTGGTGCCCATGGGCATCGCCGTGGTCTCGGTGATGATGGTGCTGGCCCGGCTGCTCGCCGACGGCCGACGCAGCCGCTGGGGCGACGCGCGGATCGTCCGCCTCGGCAGCGCACTGGCCGCCGTGGGGCTGGCCCTGGCCCTGCTGATCGGCGGTGTGGCACCGGCGCTGATCGGCTTCGCCTGCGTGGGCCTGGGCATCGCCGCGGTGACGCCCTGCATCTACGTGGCGGCGGCGGGGCAGGGCACGGACGCGCTGAACCTGGTCGCCGCCATGGGCGTCACCGGCCTGCTGGCCGGGCCGCCGACGATCGGTTTCATCGCCGGGGCCACCAGCCTGGTCTGGGGCCTGGGTGCGGTCGCCGCCTCGGCCGCCCTGGTCTCCCTGTGCACCATGCAGATCCGCTGGTCGGCCGTCGCCGCCGAAGCGGCGCCGACGGCCGACCCGGTGGAGAGCCTCAGCCTCGGCTGA
- a CDS encoding DUF6271 family protein, protein MQPICLTLPTNRACAPTIAAVHAEAAYAAQHFGVQVHLLILDSAEAPDFAEHTRALRELPAAPGVSVHHLDEAAQRDVLQQVIQRAALPKPDLVLELMLPAGLSYGACTNRAFLLAGALGCGSVHRRDSDSRYQLLHGAPVFPIQHELASLGRRAVDAADGVTRSELDLRHGHKTVAMVGSSFVGELSVDIGEVQRLDPDVYFDIVSLWAPGDWTPQQKQDLVDESFRGAGNEPFTGDETILGLVDPMRVDMCNISFHGVHEDVPLPPATDTIGSDYFLIHLVQKATLPGVLHNRNIVNFYTGERRTGPGFTAYQLRLVKFFLSMLYLNAVYADMAEAGASLLDARHRVRADAIAASVRASTWLDRGENVHRLESLARSYRTLGGRYAECADLVAARSGRLLDEARQDMEDFAVLIEAWAPMVAASKAMSFQQLPR, encoded by the coding sequence GTGCAGCCCATCTGCCTGACCCTGCCCACCAACCGGGCGTGCGCGCCGACGATCGCCGCCGTCCACGCCGAAGCCGCCTACGCGGCCCAGCACTTCGGCGTACAGGTGCACCTGTTGATCCTGGACTCCGCCGAGGCGCCGGACTTCGCCGAGCACACCCGGGCCCTGCGCGAACTCCCGGCGGCGCCCGGGGTGAGCGTGCACCACCTGGACGAGGCGGCCCAGCGGGACGTCCTGCAGCAGGTGATCCAGCGGGCCGCACTGCCCAAACCGGATCTGGTCCTGGAGCTGATGCTGCCCGCCGGGCTCTCCTACGGCGCCTGCACCAATCGCGCGTTCCTGCTGGCCGGCGCCCTGGGCTGCGGGTCCGTGCACCGCAGGGACTCCGACAGCCGTTACCAACTGCTGCACGGCGCACCGGTGTTCCCCATCCAGCACGAGCTGGCCTCGCTCGGCAGGCGTGCCGTGGACGCCGCGGACGGGGTCACCCGGAGCGAACTGGACCTCCGGCACGGGCACAAAACGGTTGCGATGGTGGGCAGTTCGTTCGTCGGTGAACTGTCCGTGGACATCGGCGAGGTCCAACGGCTGGACCCCGACGTCTACTTCGACATCGTCAGCCTGTGGGCGCCGGGCGACTGGACCCCGCAGCAGAAGCAGGACCTGGTGGACGAGTCCTTCCGGGGAGCCGGAAACGAACCCTTCACCGGGGACGAGACGATCCTCGGCCTGGTCGACCCGATGCGGGTGGACATGTGCAACATCAGCTTCCACGGCGTCCACGAGGACGTGCCGCTGCCACCGGCGACCGACACCATCGGCAGCGACTACTTCCTCATCCACCTGGTCCAGAAGGCGACCCTGCCCGGTGTGCTGCACAACCGCAACATCGTGAACTTCTACACCGGGGAACGGCGCACCGGCCCGGGATTCACCGCCTACCAGCTGCGCCTGGTGAAGTTCTTCCTGTCGATGCTCTACCTCAACGCCGTCTACGCCGACATGGCCGAGGCGGGGGCATCGCTGCTGGACGCCCGGCACCGGGTCCGCGCCGATGCGATCGCCGCGTCCGTCCGCGCGAGCACCTGGCTCGACCGGGGCGAGAACGTCCACCGGCTGGAGAGCCTCGCCCGCTCCTACCGGACGCTGGGCGGAAGGTACGCGGAGTGCGCCGACCTCGTCGCCGCGCGCAGCGGCCGGCTGCTGGACGAGGCCCGACAGGACATGGAGGACTTCGCCGTCCTGATCGAGGCGTGGGCGCCGATGGTGGCGGCGAGCAAGGCCATGAGCTTCCAGCAGCTACCACGGTGA
- a CDS encoding GNAT family N-acetyltransferase → MSNDTPIRHITDHDWDDIVALESGAYAALGLSEQRSALESRAHASPSTCFVIECDRRIAGYLLALPYPHAHYPDLARPEHGTHRTDNLHLHDLVVARPLRRRGLARLLLRQLTATAAAQAYDRISLVAVAGSDAFWSANGFTAHHGAAPPPGYGAHAVYMSRAVRAHATGEPRPSGALPHGSPPTDEVG, encoded by the coding sequence ATGAGCAACGACACACCCATCCGACACATCACCGACCACGACTGGGACGACATCGTCGCCCTGGAGTCCGGCGCCTACGCCGCCCTCGGCCTGTCGGAGCAGCGCTCCGCACTGGAATCCAGGGCCCACGCCTCGCCGAGCACCTGCTTCGTCATCGAGTGCGACCGGCGGATCGCCGGCTACCTGCTGGCCCTGCCCTACCCGCACGCCCACTACCCCGACCTGGCCCGGCCGGAGCACGGCACCCACCGCACGGACAACCTGCACCTGCACGACCTGGTCGTCGCCCGGCCGCTGCGCCGCCGGGGACTGGCCCGGCTGCTGCTGCGGCAGCTGACGGCGACCGCCGCGGCGCAGGCGTACGACCGCATCTCCCTGGTCGCCGTGGCCGGGAGCGACGCCTTCTGGTCGGCCAACGGATTCACCGCCCACCACGGCGCCGCGCCCCCGCCCGGCTACGGCGCGCACGCGGTCTACATGTCCCGGGCGGTACGCGCGCACGCAACCGGGGAACCACGGCCGTCCGGCGCCCTGCCGCACGGGTCACCACCGACCGACGAAGTAGGCTGA
- a CDS encoding phytanoyl-CoA dioxygenase family protein: MPKPDRYLFRAASDTPYFSADAEAYLAQIPLQDIRKTQQLRVLSKEDYAFWQTYGYVVVPQAIPAAAAQRLLEFAWEFQGLDPDRPDTWYQERAFRSDLDRELHIYGFVEAYQHQLIWDSRQAQRVYDAFVDVWDCEELWVTLDRLNLNPPNIRNRDRALIAPTDSGFDIELHWDVDTSLSVLPQRVQGIIALNDTTPEQGGFQCNPELFRRFDRWRIEQPQDRDPIRPDVDRAEFPVVRPELKAGDLLIWNGMLAHGVARNTSRDGVRAVQYLSMMPALEAHQQLRRSRIASWRDLSTPDWNGTLVGDATRHESLRYGSATLTDLGAKLLGLEPWHPNDAGHGGEPDQPTGA; the protein is encoded by the coding sequence ATGCCGAAGCCTGACCGCTACCTGTTTCGAGCCGCCTCCGACACCCCGTATTTCAGCGCCGACGCCGAGGCGTACCTGGCGCAGATCCCGTTGCAGGACATCCGGAAGACCCAGCAGCTCCGGGTGCTGTCCAAGGAGGACTACGCCTTCTGGCAGACCTACGGCTACGTCGTGGTCCCGCAGGCGATCCCCGCCGCCGCCGCGCAACGCCTGCTGGAGTTCGCCTGGGAGTTCCAGGGACTCGACCCGGACCGCCCGGACACCTGGTACCAGGAGCGCGCCTTCCGCTCGGATCTGGACCGCGAACTGCACATCTACGGTTTCGTCGAGGCGTACCAGCACCAGCTCATCTGGGACAGCCGGCAGGCCCAGCGCGTCTACGACGCCTTCGTGGACGTCTGGGACTGCGAGGAGCTGTGGGTGACCCTGGACCGGCTCAACCTCAACCCGCCCAACATCAGGAACCGCGACCGCGCGCTGATCGCGCCCACGGACAGCGGTTTCGACATCGAACTCCACTGGGACGTCGACACCTCGCTCAGCGTCCTCCCGCAGCGGGTCCAGGGAATCATCGCCCTCAACGACACCACGCCCGAGCAGGGTGGATTCCAATGCAACCCGGAGCTGTTCCGCCGCTTCGACCGGTGGAGGATCGAGCAGCCGCAGGACCGCGACCCGATCAGGCCGGACGTCGACCGCGCGGAGTTCCCGGTGGTCCGGCCCGAACTCAAGGCCGGGGACCTGCTGATCTGGAACGGGATGCTGGCCCACGGAGTGGCCCGCAACACCTCGCGCGACGGCGTCCGGGCGGTCCAGTACCTCTCCATGATGCCCGCGCTGGAAGCCCACCAGCAGTTACGGCGCTCCCGGATCGCCTCCTGGCGCGACCTCAGCACACCCGACTGGAACGGCACCCTGGTCGGCGACGCCACCAGGCACGAATCGCTGCGCTACGGCAGCGCCACGCTGACCGACCTGGGCGCGAAACTGCTCGGCCTCGAACCCTGGCACCCGAACGACGCCGGACACGGCGGCGAACCCGATCAGCCGACGGGAGCATGA
- a CDS encoding MMPL family transporter: MPTLLYRLGRLAFRHRRRVLALWLALIAAVVGCMVAFGGTGKLNDTFSIPGSESQQALDRMKTDFPTSSGTSAQVVFTAPAGQKITDPADLDAIRTALASAATAPQVAKVIDPATAHTVSPDGTTAVAQVQYEVTPSQLKPDSLPDLEKAVGSARSSGLDVQVGGAAFGSGSSKSGDSDLIGVAVALLILAMTFGSLLSAGLPLASAAAGVVTAIAGVLSLTGAVAISSTAQSLALMIGLAVGIDYALFIVSRHRSQLVGGTDPEESAALAVGTAGSAVVFAGLTVVIAMAGLSVIGIPYLTVMGLSAAAAVLIAVLVATTLLPALLGFAGHRLTPKAGSRSLRREQAAASDDGGPANAGERWFRLVTRRPLLTVLACLVALGALAWPLHSLRLALPDNGTAPASSTQRLAYDRVSKEFGPGFNGPLLVLADTSRSADPQTAATTIAGDLRTLPGVAAVGRPVVNPAAHAALIQVVPTTAPSDEATKTLVTTVRADRATLQRQTGATISVTGSTAVGIDVSAKLDAAMIPFAAVVVGLSLLLLLLVFRSLVVPLKAAAGFLLSIAATLGTVVGVFQYGHFSGLIGVDRTGPVSSFLPIILLAVLFGLAMDYEVFLVSRVREAYVRTRKPLESVHSGARHSARVVTAAALIMISVFAAFLGTDSQMLKQIAFALAVGVLLDAFVVRMTFVPAVLALTRHAAWRLPRFLDRLLPDLDIEGERLHHSRAEAAATLPAPATGVEPEPSDGIGAGPR, from the coding sequence ATGCCCACCTTGCTCTACCGCCTCGGCCGCCTCGCCTTCCGCCACCGACGGCGGGTCCTGGCCCTGTGGCTCGCCCTGATCGCCGCAGTCGTCGGCTGCATGGTCGCCTTCGGCGGCACCGGCAAGCTCAACGACACCTTCTCCATCCCCGGCTCCGAGTCGCAGCAGGCGCTGGACCGGATGAAGACCGACTTCCCGACCTCCTCCGGGACCAGCGCCCAGGTCGTCTTCACCGCACCCGCCGGGCAGAAGATCACCGACCCCGCCGATCTGGACGCGATCCGGACCGCCCTGGCGAGCGCCGCCACCGCCCCGCAGGTCGCCAAGGTGATCGACCCGGCGACCGCGCACACCGTCTCCCCGGACGGCACCACCGCCGTCGCCCAGGTCCAGTACGAGGTCACCCCCAGCCAGCTGAAGCCGGACTCGCTGCCCGACCTGGAGAAAGCCGTCGGCAGCGCCAGGAGCTCCGGCCTGGACGTCCAGGTCGGCGGGGCCGCCTTCGGCTCGGGCTCGTCCAAGTCCGGCGACTCCGACCTGATCGGCGTCGCCGTCGCGCTGCTGATCCTGGCCATGACCTTCGGCTCGCTGCTGAGCGCGGGGCTGCCGCTGGCCAGCGCCGCCGCCGGGGTGGTCACCGCGATAGCGGGCGTGCTCTCGCTCACCGGGGCGGTGGCCATCTCCTCGACCGCGCAGAGCCTGGCCCTGATGATCGGCCTGGCGGTGGGCATCGACTACGCCCTGTTCATCGTCAGCCGCCACCGCTCCCAGCTCGTCGGCGGCACCGACCCGGAGGAGTCGGCCGCGCTGGCCGTCGGCACCGCGGGCAGCGCCGTCGTCTTCGCCGGTCTGACGGTCGTCATCGCCATGGCCGGGCTCTCCGTCATCGGCATCCCCTACCTGACCGTCATGGGCCTGAGCGCCGCCGCGGCCGTGCTGATCGCGGTCCTGGTCGCCACCACGCTGCTGCCCGCCCTGCTCGGCTTCGCCGGGCACCGGCTGACCCCCAAGGCCGGATCGCGCTCGCTGCGCCGGGAGCAGGCCGCCGCCAGTGACGACGGCGGCCCCGCCAACGCCGGGGAGCGCTGGTTCCGGCTGGTCACCCGGCGGCCGCTGCTGACCGTCCTGGCCTGCCTGGTGGCGCTGGGCGCGCTCGCCTGGCCGCTGCACAGCCTGCGGCTGGCCCTGCCCGACAACGGCACCGCGCCCGCGAGCTCCACCCAGCGGCTGGCCTACGACCGGGTGAGCAAGGAGTTCGGCCCCGGATTCAACGGCCCGCTGCTGGTCCTGGCCGACACCAGCCGCAGCGCCGACCCGCAGACCGCCGCCACGACCATCGCCGGGGACCTGCGCACCCTGCCCGGCGTCGCCGCCGTCGGCCGCCCGGTGGTCAACCCCGCCGCCCACGCCGCGCTGATCCAGGTCGTCCCCACCACCGCGCCCAGCGACGAGGCCACCAAGACGCTGGTCACCACCGTCCGCGCGGACCGGGCGACGCTGCAACGGCAGACCGGCGCCACGATCAGCGTCACCGGCAGCACAGCCGTGGGCATCGACGTCTCCGCGAAGCTCGACGCCGCGATGATCCCCTTCGCCGCGGTCGTGGTCGGCCTGTCGCTGCTGCTGCTCCTGCTGGTGTTCCGCTCGCTGGTGGTGCCGCTCAAGGCCGCGGCGGGCTTCCTGCTCTCCATCGCCGCGACCCTGGGCACCGTGGTGGGCGTCTTCCAGTACGGCCACTTCAGCGGGCTGATCGGGGTCGACCGGACCGGGCCGGTCAGCAGCTTCCTGCCGATCATCCTGCTGGCCGTGCTCTTCGGGCTGGCCATGGACTACGAGGTGTTCCTGGTCTCCCGCGTGCGGGAGGCGTACGTCCGCACCCGGAAGCCGCTGGAGTCCGTGCACAGCGGCGCCCGCCACAGCGCCCGGGTGGTCACTGCGGCGGCCCTGATCATGATCTCGGTGTTCGCCGCCTTCCTCGGCACCGACAGCCAGATGCTGAAGCAGATCGCCTTCGCCCTGGCCGTCGGCGTCCTCCTGGACGCCTTCGTGGTCCGGATGACCTTCGTCCCGGCCGTGCTGGCCCTCACCCGGCACGCGGCCTGGCGACTGCCGCGCTTCCTGGACCGGCTGCTGCCCGACCTCGACATCGAGGGCGAGCGGCTGCACCACTCCCGCGCCGAGGCGGCGGCGACGCTCCCGGCCCCGGCCACGGGAGTCGAGCCGGAGCCGTCCGACGGCATCGGCGCCGGGCCGCGCTGA
- a CDS encoding type III PLP-dependent enzyme, whose product MLENARMHAALEAAADDRIVFDLTGIRAQYQTLLRELPGIAVRFAMKACPVDEVLGFLAGQGAGFDAASPNEIAQALRTGAPVSSIHYGNTIKSDQNIADAHRLGVRDFATDSLEDVAALAVHAPGARVFCRLATSGVGALWGLTRKYGCTPEDALLVMEAARASGLTPAGLSVHVGSQQMTAGAWRDAFDSLAGTLAALRLRGIHPDHVNLGGGLPALGCLDRTGRALEPPLDKMFAVIREGMQQLRAVAGRRLDFVMEPGRHLVADHGAIRAHVSRLSVRRQPGGEPQHWLYLSCGKFNGLYEMDELQYRLVFPTHPGAESVPAVVAGPTCDSDDAYAHAAGGLVRVPRAAASGDPVWVLSCGAYATSYMTQGFNGFEPLPYSCIPDTGPGTEDGAVHR is encoded by the coding sequence ATGCTCGAGAACGCGCGCATGCACGCCGCCCTGGAAGCCGCCGCCGACGACCGGATCGTCTTCGACCTCACCGGAATCCGAGCGCAGTACCAAACCCTGCTGCGCGAACTGCCGGGAATCGCCGTCCGGTTCGCCATGAAGGCCTGCCCGGTGGACGAGGTGCTCGGCTTTCTGGCCGGACAGGGCGCCGGATTCGACGCGGCCAGCCCCAACGAGATCGCCCAGGCACTGCGGACCGGCGCACCCGTCAGCAGCATCCACTACGGCAACACCATCAAGTCGGACCAGAACATCGCCGACGCCCACCGGCTCGGAGTCCGCGACTTCGCCACCGACAGCCTGGAGGACGTCGCGGCCCTCGCCGTGCACGCCCCCGGGGCGCGGGTGTTCTGCCGACTGGCCACCAGCGGCGTGGGCGCCCTGTGGGGGCTCACCCGGAAGTACGGCTGCACGCCCGAGGACGCCCTGCTCGTCATGGAGGCGGCGCGGGCCAGCGGCCTGACACCGGCCGGCCTGTCCGTCCACGTCGGCTCGCAGCAGATGACCGCCGGGGCCTGGCGCGACGCCTTCGACAGCCTCGCCGGAACCTTGGCCGCCCTCCGGCTGCGCGGTATCCACCCGGACCACGTCAACCTCGGCGGCGGACTGCCCGCCCTCGGCTGCCTGGACCGGACCGGCCGCGCGCTGGAACCGCCGCTGGACAAGATGTTCGCCGTCATCCGCGAGGGCATGCAGCAGCTCCGCGCCGTGGCCGGGCGGAGGCTCGACTTCGTCATGGAACCCGGACGCCACCTGGTCGCCGACCACGGCGCCATCCGGGCGCACGTCTCCCGGCTGTCCGTACGGCGGCAGCCGGGCGGCGAGCCCCAGCACTGGCTCTACCTCAGCTGCGGAAAGTTCAACGGCCTCTACGAGATGGACGAACTCCAGTACCGCCTGGTGTTCCCCACGCACCCCGGCGCGGAATCCGTGCCCGCCGTGGTCGCCGGACCGACCTGCGACAGCGACGACGCCTACGCCCACGCCGCCGGCGGGCTGGTCCGGGTACCCCGGGCCGCCGCCTCCGGCGATCCGGTCTGGGTGCTCTCCTGCGGCGCCTACGCGACCAGCTACATGACCCAGGGCTTCAACGGCTTCGAGCCGCTGCCCTACAGCTGCATCCCCGACACCGGCCCAGGCACGGAGGACGGAGCCGTGCACCGATGA
- a CDS encoding transglycosylase SLT domain-containing protein: MKLLNTRLRTSAALLLSAASIVSIGAAIAPSTASATTPQAIAAQIVPASQLASFDQIISHESGWNVTATNASSGAYGLGQALPGSKMASAGADWQTSATTQIKWALGYMDSRYGSPNAAWSFWQAHNWY; this comes from the coding sequence ATGAAGCTGCTCAACACCCGCCTGCGCACCTCCGCCGCGCTGCTCCTGTCCGCCGCCAGCATCGTCTCCATCGGCGCGGCCATCGCCCCCTCCACCGCCTCGGCCACCACCCCCCAGGCCATCGCCGCCCAGATCGTCCCCGCCTCCCAGCTGGCCTCCTTCGACCAGATCATCTCCCACGAGAGCGGCTGGAACGTCACCGCCACCAACGCCTCCTCCGGCGCCTACGGCCTGGGCCAGGCCCTGCCCGGCTCCAAGATGGCCTCCGCCGGCGCCGACTGGCAGACCAGCGCCACCACCCAGATCAAGTGGGCCCTGGGCTACATGGACAGCCGCTACGGCAGCCCCAACGCCGCCTGGTCCTTCTGGCAGGCCCACAACTGGTACTGA